Proteins encoded within one genomic window of Cyprinus carpio isolate SPL01 chromosome A15, ASM1834038v1, whole genome shotgun sequence:
- the LOC122147799 gene encoding limbic system-associated membrane protein-like — MTHAFRALGLFVSRSAAKSQPSLLLRLLRSCLPGLTRVSFKREKTSFNLCYVDAKGCRKVAWLKTLRTSSSRVRDKVGLLDPPGGGGGDSGFSWSYKLRIQKVDVSTRGRIPAPSRTKQQPKTSQVYLIVQVPPIIYKVSDDIIVNEGSNVTLTCLANGRPDPSITWRLLNPSAEALDVGEYLEISGIIRSQAGRYECKASNDVSTPDVKYVSVVVNYPPYIKDVRSSETPVGQAGVLHCEASAVPQPEFEWYRDERRLSSSQSVSIQIKRLSRTLLVVANVTEDDYGNYTCVATNRLGIHNASVFLYKPSTGRDINASGCACQSFWLLLLSVLSALLKC, encoded by the exons GGTTTGTTCGTCAGTAGATCAGCAGCGAAATCTCAGCCGTCTCTGCTGCTGCGTCTCTTGCGCAGCTGTTTGCCCGGTCTCACGCGAGTCtcctttaaaagagaaaaaacaagctTCAATCT gtgTTATGTGGATGCTAAAGGTTGTCGAAAGGTGGCCTGGTTGAAAACGCTCCGAACATCATCTTCGCGGGTGAGGGATAAAGTGGGTCTTCTGGACCCGCCGGGTGGAGGGGGTGGTGACTCAGGGTTCAGCTGGAGTTACAAGTTGCGGATACAGAAGGTGGATGTGTCGACGAGGGGCCGTATACCTGCTCCATCCAGGACCAAACAGCAGCCCAAGACGTCACAG GTCTATCTCATCGTTCAAG ttcCTCCAATCATCTATAAAGTTTCGGACGACATCATTGTGAACGAGGGCAGTAATGTGACGTTGACGTGTTTGGCCAATGGGAGGCCAGATCCCTCCATCACCTGGAGACTGCTCAACCCGTCAG CCGAGGCTCTGGACGTGGGCGAGTATCTGGAGATCTCTGGGATCATTCGCTCTCAGGCCGGACGTTACGAGTGTAAAGCGAGCAATGACGTCTCCACTCCTGATGTCAAATACGTCAGCGTGGTGGTGAACT ACCCGCCGTACATCAAGGATGTGCGGAGCTCCGAGACGCCGGTGGGACAGGCTGGAGTCCTGCACTGCGAGGCGTCTGCGGTTCCTCAGCCTGAGTTTGAGTGGTACAGAGACGAGCGCAG actGTCCAGCTCTCAGAGCGTCAGTATTCAGATCAAGCGGCTCTCTCGCACGCTGCTGGTGGTCGCAAACGTCACAGAGGACGATTACGGAAACTACACGTGTGTCGCCACCAACAGACTGGGAATCCACAACGCCAGCGTGTTCCTCTACA AACCAAGCACTGGGCGGGACATCAACGCCTCAGGCTGCGCCTGTCAATCATTCTGGCTCCTCCTCCTGTCTGTTCTCTCGGCTCTTCTGAAGTGTTAA